The following is a genomic window from Colletotrichum lupini chromosome 5, complete sequence.
CATCGAGGCTCGTGGATGAGGGAGATCGAAGGGCGGGTGACTGCAAAGGCGCCAAGCTCGAGGCTCTACTATGTTCGCGACTGCCAGTAGCACTTGGAGTGTTCCTCTCCCAGCGATCGGAACGAGGCTTGAGGCTGTCTGCCTCGGTATCGCCTCGGGGGTCAAAGCTAGGTCGTCGTTCCATAGGGGCGATCTTGCCTGGCTGGGTTGAGACGATCGAAGATCTTTGGCTGTCAAGACTGTCCCGGCCTTTCCGAGGACCCACTCCAGACGTCGGCGAAGTCAGTGCTGCGTTTAGACTGGTAGTACTGTCCATCCTTGGTGGTGTTCCCGTAGACCAGCGATGATTTGTTGTTTGAATTTCCGACAACGAGGATGCGGTGTTCTTTCTTGGGCCAAGACCGATGTTGTTGAACATGCCAGTCACGCCGCCAAACACTGCCTTGCCGCCCTCCATGGCACCCTTGGGACCCAATGTCAAGACGTCCAACATGTTCTTGCCAACCGTGTCCCATGGGAGACCTGACTTGGAGTTGCTGTGGCCGTGGCCTGAATCTTTCTCAAGGAAGCGTTTCATGCCCTCGCTCTCTGCGAGTGACTTATACCAACAGGCGTCCTTCACATAGCGCTCCAGTTCACCACGTAGCGACGCCCGCGTGTGCGACTTCCAGTTAGGAAGCGCAGCATGCTGCTCGGTAAAAGCTGTCACGCCCGAAATGTTTGCAATACGTCTCAAGATCTCGTGCAGAGTCTCAAAGTCAGAGTACTGCCTCACAATCATCCAGCCGGGGTAGTGAGACGAAGATGGCTCAATCTGAACCATGTAGTCCCAATTGGGCTTGCTTCGGATACGGTTGTTGTCGTTGCCATCCTCATACAGAGTGATGGTAGCGTTGTGCAGTGTCAGAGGAAGCTTGCGAGAGCTTTCCTCAGGAACCTCGGGCTCCTCCTTCGCGGGCGGCACGATCTGGTCAAAGTTCAAAAATTGGGATGCGCTCCCGCTAGAGGCGTGTTTGGATGAAGGCTGTTTCGGCGACGACTTCTGGCTGGAAGAGTCCGTGACAGGCGAGTGCATGCTTTCCCGCTTAGAAACGTCGGACTCATTCGACCCACTCGAACCATTCGTTGACGGCTTCTCCGCGAAAGACAAGGACCTCGGTGACAGCTCCCCGGGGGAAGACACAATGTTGCCCTCGGTAGTCTGTACTGTCGGTTTAGACGCCGAGTCAACGCTCTGTCGCGTCTTGACTCTCTTAGCTTCTTCTTCGGCGATCAGAGCGTTCATTCGCTTCATCTCCTCCATAGCTTCTTCCATCTCTTCATCAGCTTTGCTGAGCTGTTTCTTGTGTGAGACCAATGATCCTTTGCGGCGCTCGCGTTCCATATCTAAAGAGTTGCGGTTTCCCTTGGTCAGGGCGATGTTGCCGACGTTTCCGTCAATATCAATGAAGGCGTTCGCATTGCTGACCGCGCTGGCAGCGCTGGCAGTAGCTGCCTCGGGACCCGTCTGCATGCCAACGTCGATAGCCTGACTAAAGTCCGGTTCTCCGGCTTCCAACAGGTAGACGATCCAGGCATTGATCCACTCCGGCGACGAGCATGACTGTAAGGTCATCTCAAGAATGACTCCTGCCAGGATTTCCCGGAGGAACACGCGAGCAGGGTCGCAATTGTATGCCGACCGTTCCAGAAACCCAAGGAGGTCGTCTGCGACATTGTGGAATTTTGCAGCCTGTTGAGACCGACTCAGAAGGTTGGCCAGATTCGAGTTGGGGTTTTCTTCGAGGTACTTGGAGATGACCTCTGGGGCTGTCGAGTTCGGTTCGTTGTTCTGGTCGGTGAAGGCAGAGGACAACTCGGAGAGGAAGACGATGAACATGGACGACGCATTGGTCATGAAGTCGAGGAATGAATCGGCGGGTCGTTTGCGGTAGAGGTGGTTCGACACGGAGAGGAGGAACGAGTTGAGGAGTCTCCGACAGGAAAGAGGGAACGAGCTGTCCGTCGGAAGAATTGGGTTATACCACCACTTGACGTAGTCGCGGATGACGGCGTCCACCAAGCCAGTCAACGCCTCTCGCGTCTCGGGCTGGAAATCGTCGAATCCATGGATAAGTcggtcttcctcctcctcgtcgttCTTGGGTGGCTCTGCGATCTTGACCAACGCCAGGCGCTGAAGCACGTCAATTCCCTTCTCGCCTCGGACCGCCCGGGACACCTCTGGATGGCGCGCTTCGTACGAAATGAAGGCGACAATACCACCAAAAGCGCCGATCAGGACGAGCCCAACCTTTCCAAGGATGAAGTATGTCGAAGCTGCCAGGCCGACTGCAACAGCACCTAGAGTCTCGGGTGTCGCGGTCGACAAGAACTTGAGTACTTTGGTAACCAAgtcatcttcttcttcaaCCTTTCCACCCGGCTGCTGCGCTTCCGGAATGGCTGCCGCTGTTGTTGAGGGAGCAGAGGCAATTGTCGCTTTCTCTTCAGTCGCAGGGAGGATTGTAGATGGTGTCGTTGTAGTCGTTGCCGTTGTTGTTCCAGTAGCCGGGAGCTTCTCGTCGGCGACGGGAGATGCGCCGCCCGGTGGATGCACTTCGGCCGGCGTCGAGTCCATGTTTGCTTAGTTCGTCGGTCTATTGATTTCGGGGGCCgcactctctctctctcacatcCCTGGCGCTGGAGGTGAAGACCAAGCGTGCATTAATCGAGTAAAGTAAGAAGTAAATTCGAGAAGGCTTCTGACCGTAAGCAAAGAGCAAAAGCAGCAAACGGGGGTCGTCGTCAGCTGCAGGCGCAAGCTCTAAAAAAAAGTTGGCAGAGGACAGTTGGCCGACCTTTCCGTAAGGTGGTTTCTCGTCAGCCACACGCAGCTATGAACGGTAGTGTTTCGAAAAAAGTCCagcagaaaaaaaaaaaaaggcgtgCGCCGACTTGAAGTGAACCAGAACCAGAATCAGAATCAGATCTCGTTTTAGGGGGGCCTAAGCGCTGATGGGACTGGGGGAGGACGGGAAGCGAATTCTTGTTGACGTCCACGGTGGAGCTTCTAGCAAATTGGCCCGCCTTGAATGGGAACGCAGATGTGCTCAAAATATTCGCCAAAGCTCTAGACTCCTAATTTTAGTGACGAAACCCCTGTACCGGTCCAGTCGCTAGTAGAAAATCCCCGTGTTTCTGGGCAATGTCTGTCCACTCTGTCTGCTCTGATTCCACTTGTTTGTTAAAACCGTCTGTCGGATCGTCAATAATTGCAGCATACTTGTTAAGTCTGTACTCCATAGGCATGGGATCATGAGCATTGAATAGGGGAAAGGGAGGGGCAGTGCGGTGCAGAATCAGATGGACAGATGGACAGAATATGGGGTTGAAACACATCTCAAGCAGCGGTGGAAGGACCATTCTGGTTCAGCTGGTTCAGGAGGCGGCAGATGCGCGCTCGAGGTGAGACAAGATAACGATATCCCTTGCATAGAGTGACGCGACAGGGTCTCAATGTTGGAGATTAACGTCTTTTAGTGCTCTGCGCCGCGAAATTATCCCCCAACTCCCTCCCGTCCTTGGCGTGCAACGTCTCCCCCGGAAAGTAACCATATCTTCCAAACTACCATCCTAGGAGGGCTTACCTAAGAAACCTGTGCTGTTGGCCATCACGTGCCCTCGCGTCACATGTCTATGCGAGGCCGATTACGTCACCTGTCCAAAGTCGCGGCAGACCACTTTACTCGACTGACGGCAACGCGCCTGCAGTGTCGTTGACAGCTCATTGTGCATGCGATTGACAACACATCAGAGATCCCGTCTCAACTTTTTCAGTTCAACTTTGATAATCGCGCTAATCTTTTTTCGCCTTACGTCAAGCCACTATCTCACCCACTATATCACCCATTGGTACCGCGAGTTTAACGAACATCCAGTCAATCATGCCATTCACCAAGGGTACTAAACGCGCTGCCCCACGCGACTCGCGCAGCGACTCCGAGGACGAGGTCATCACCAAGTCCAACAAGAAGACCAAGACCGCAAAGAATGGCGCAAGCACAGATGGAGTCGATAAGGATGGCAACCCTTTCTGGGATGTGAGTTCAATGTCTAACTTGATACACCTCGTAGCTTGGCCTCCTAACACGCCTCTCTTCCCCTTTACAGCTCTCCAACAAGCGCCGTATAGGCCTCTCTCAATTCAAGAACACCACCTTTGTCAACATTCGCGAGTTCTACGAAAAGGACGGCGACATGCTGCCAGGCAAGAAGGGCATCTCCCTCACGGTGCCCCAGTACGAGGCCCTTGTCAAGGCCATGCCCGCTATCAGCGAGAAGCTGCGTGCCATGGGCCACGACGTCGAGGACGTTGAGGAGGACGGTGGCGCTCCCACTGCCGTCGAGGCCCCGAAGCCCGCGGCCAAGGAGAAGTCACGAGCTAAGAAGTCCAACATCGAGGCCACTAGTGGCGAGGAGTCGGACTAGGAATCGGATTCGAGTGGCAAGGATGACGACAACGAGTCTGAGTCTAATGGGGAAACGGGAAGTGAACAGTTCGATTCGAGTTCGAGTTCCGAGTGAGGGCAAGGGGGCAGGCGTTATTGAGATCAAAAGTTGCGCGCTTCGTTCGGATTTGTTTTGTTGCTTTGTCCTGGTCATGGCAAGACAGGGTTTGAGGTATGAAAACGGAGTGAGGATATGAGGCCAACACGGTGTTCTAAGGAGTTGCAATAGCCAGCTAGCTGAGCTCGATGTCCACAAAAAATTCCGGATGTTGTCTGACTACATTTTGAGCATCCCCCCCTTCGAGTTCGTTCGGGAGGTATGCTTCTATGCTTCCTCAATTCCTCTCATTCACCCTCCTATCAGCCTCCCTGATGTCTGTTTGAGTGATCGCCGTCACGCAAGATATCGAGCTGGTTTTGGTATTTGCTATAGACCTCCCATCAAGCTATTACAACCAAGGGAAGATTCAAATTAACTCATGATAGACCCAAAGGGGCCGCGAGCGCGGAAGAGGGGCAGAAATCCGTAATAGAATCGTCGCACAGGAACCACGTTCTACTCATTCGTAGCTTCAGGCCAAAACTGCGATGTTGAAATAACGCAGCGGAGGTAGTGGGACGATACCGCTTAAGCAACGCCGGACATCCAGACAAAGATACCACAAGCCCATAATTCAGAAACGATTGGGGCTTTAGATTCAGTCAGATAGCTCGCATGAAAGGCCAAGGCAAAGGATGTTTTGTGCGAGAGGCTATGCATTTCTGCCATGAAGGAATCGCAGGTCAAGATTGGTGTGCGGAAGATGTGAGAAGAAATTCGACCCTCAAACATAAATGATGTACAACACTACGGTCTGGGATTTCGGTGCCAAACTAGCCCAAGTCCGGGGTTCCTCCAATACCTCATACTTGAAAAGACGCCTATCAAGCCTCCTGTCGAAGTAGAGCCAAGTCAAACTGCATCTGATGCTTTACGAATCACTTGAAGCTAGATTGTTTTTAGAAGATGTGTAATTCGTTCTGACGACGCTGCGTTACAGAGACTTGGCGCGGAAAGCGGGAAAGTGTCATAAAATTAAGGTTCTCTTGGAACATTCTCGAGAGACGTCGGTGAGGAAACACGATCAACCCCAGATGCTCACTAGATTCATGGAACAGCGGGCGTCTTCGCCAAAAGACTTGTTGAATACAACCTtttggagagagagagagagagagagagagagagatttACCAGTGATTTTACACAGCAATCACCATCTGTCGTAGATCTTGAATGATATTTGCGAGAGCCATCTGTACTTATCTATGAACATAGATATACAAGTGATCATTCGCAAGGCACACTTATTGACTGGTACATTTGACTGGCGAGTTTCCTGCTTTCACAGAAACGTGTGCCATAGAGTTTGATTCGCAAAAAGTTAGACACAACAACATGTAGAAACGAAGGAAGAGTCCCTGTCAAGTCAAAACCCCCCGGTATAAGTCATTAAGAACCGGTATTCAAAGCCAGATATCCATTGACGAGCCTCTGCTATTCAAGTTGAGGCCGCGTCCACATGCCTGATTCTTCGTTACCAAGTGACTTATACGCCACCTTGTTGCAGAGGGTAGTCTGGTTAGCCTTCATGAACTACACAATAGCCAACATCAAAAGCGAAGACGTTTCATAGAGATACTGTACGCTGTCACGGCGAGACGAGGAACAGAAAACCCATCTCGTACCTGCCATGAGCCGCGTATCCAGCATTCGGAACGATTGTCATATGGCCCGCAACCGCCCCGGAACTCGCCCGTGGGAGGACCCCAGCCGGCTCCGTTGTGTCGCACGGAGGATTATTGTGGGAACACGGGAAGATCACGCCGGATGTTGACAAAATGTCAGTGTTTGCAGATAAGGCAGGAGGAACCAACCAGCCCATGCACATATTCCAGGCCCATGGCCTCGCTTTGCCCAGCGCAAATTAAACAAGACCCATACGGGATATCATCATCGCGCAATGATGAGCGAGGCATTTCCGTTGCAAGTACTCCGTGCGTCGTACCTGTTTCCGACCGAGGTTCACAGAAACGAGCTCCAGGCCTCTATTGGTGGCCTCAACGTTCATTCGCAGGCACATGCTTCCTCCTCTGCAAACATCCATCACCCGGAACCATTGAGAGTTTCCCTCCAATTTCAAATTTCCCAATTCCATGTTAACCCCCCCATGTCAAATGTATGATGATCCCGCAACGGTAATCATCAGCATTAAATtcactaatactaattttctGGAGGGGTCCCCGTTTTAGTGTACAGGTTTTGGGGTCCGAAAAAGAAGTTAGTCGCCGGTGCTCCCCCGGCGCCCGTTGTAACCCCCCGCAATCCTCCCCTTCATTTCGTTGAAACGCTTCTTTTCTTTCCGTTGGAAACGGTTATCACAAAACGGCGTGTTGAATACTCTGTCCGCACTCTGCAGTGTAAGTACTTCTGCACTAAGGTCAGATCCATGTCCAAGGGGACCAAGACGATCTCGCCTAGTTTCAATGTTTTCTTCACCTTGCGCCACGGATGTAGGAAACATCTACGCAGAGAACACTGGGAAGTTAAAACGTTCAATGTTCACAATCAATTGCAAGTGCAGCAGGATATCTACTCGCTCCATTGCCTCAGGTAGTAGCATTCAGAAATAACGCATTCTTCCCCGCTCTGAACAGCTGCTCGTCTCCCTCGCGATGCGAAGTTTGGGTAGAACCCTACTCCCCTCCCATTGTGTCATTGGGCACAACTCAATGATCACGACCAAAGCAGCGCATCCGCGGCGTAGCCCGCGCACACGGCCGTGAGTAAGCCCGGACACTCCGATCCGCTGACCGGTGGCAGTGCGGCCGGAAGGCCCCTCCGGTAGACTGTAGGTGACGACGACGGCCGCGTCGCCCCCAATGTGCAATTGGTAATCTTGGTCTTAGCCTCTTTCTTCCTCCCTCAACCTCCCTCTAGCTGTTAGCCGTCTGAGAGACGCCAAGTTCGACCCCGCCAGTTCATGGCTAGAACGGCGTGAAAAGGCTCAGGTATACAATCAGAAAACGCACCAGTGGTGGATTGGAAAGGACCTTAGTGGTTGTGTGCTTAATCCCTCTCTCATCGTTATCGTGGTCACCGAAGAAGACGAAGCCAGCGTGCTTGGTACACAGAGAAGACTAATCTCCTTATTGAAGTTGCCGTATCCACTAAACACATAGAAGATAGGCTGTGAGGGCAATTCGATCAACTTGAGCCTTGATCTTCAAGACCTTGTCCTTGGGTTGAGTGTCTTCTGATGGCAGGCAAGTATGGATTGCGCTCTTGCGGCGTCAGCTCTTCCTAATGGCTTGTACCCTGTTTTGCGATCTCTAGGACCGGGACGTAATACTCTCATACCTAGGGAGCGCCTGTGACCAATAAAGGTATGAATACTCACTAGATAGAGAAGGGGGCTAGACGGGCATGTCTGGTTTACTTGTGGTTTTCCACGACGATGAGCTCTATGAGGTTACTGAGACGGTCAAATAGCAGAAACATATCGCTGAGAGATGCCACGACCGCCACGACCGCCCCTATCGTTCTTCATTTTGTCAAGTGAATCACTCTGCCCTGGCTTGTTCTTTCTTGGGAAGAATGTCGTGACGTGTAGAGGATAGTATTCAACCTCCTAATAATACAAATTTTTGCACTTTGGACGGTGCAATACAACAATGGAGTTGAAAGACTGCAGTCCACAGGATGAGTAGCCACCCTTTTCGACGTCGGCTTTTCGACCTCGTAGGGTGGATCGAGATTCATATTGAACCCGCCACCAAGTATAGAATACCAGCATAGGGATGAGGTTCTCCATCGTGGGTTTTGGCTAATCACACCCGTTTACACGATGAATCTCTCATCACTAGCTCTACTTGACTCGGTCGACTTATAATTAGGCAGCCATTTAGGAAAATAATTACGAACGCAAACACAGCTTTGCAATGTGATTGCCCAATCCATATCAGTCCACAGAAGCTCAGCCACCATCAAACACGCACCTTCACAGTACAAGGGACGAATCAACTTGGCCTCACTTCCACTGGGCGGGAACCAACAGCTTGGCATGGTCGCAACCGTCGCGATACGCTGACAAGTGGTATCTGACGATGCTGGCTACGGCATTTACCTCGGGCTGGCCCGCCAAAGTCTAAAATGGGAGCTGAGGGACTAGGGAGACCGCGGCACCGAAGACGGCAGACAGCAAAAAGGTTAATGGGCTTTTGAAGGGAAAAGGGAGCTGACGGACGCCCGCCGATCCGTAGATACTGGACAGAGAGAGGGGAAAAAAGGGCTCGGTCTAGAATGGCAACAGTGAGGTGCGGCAAAGAGGGTGTGGTGTAGAGTTCGGATTGATTTGAGTTTGGGGAACAACATCGGATTATCGTCATTGACGGGAAGTCAGGTATACTCCAGTGCTGGACAGTAGATTTTTGGGGACACAGCTTGGCCACTTGGAGACGGCGGTATCATGTGACGATCAAACAGCAATGCAAGGCCACTTGCCTCGGTCAGCGAAGCGAGTTGAAGAGTGTAAAGTAAGGTAAGGCCTTCCGTCTGCATCGCTAGAAAACGGGCAtatgggatgggatgggatgggatgggatcgGATACCCGTAGATCTCTCTTTTTTCCTGTTCCTAGGATATTCAAGCGAGGGCGCGTCATCCCTAGAGGAGGCGGAGACCTAGAGGAAGCCCATTGGATTACATAGGCGCGAGAAAGGCGAATAGCAGCGGCGGGTGAACTTGTTGTGGCCGCAGCAGGTTTTCTGGCAACGGATGAGGCGATTCAGCCCCAATGGCGGGGAACAAGGCCGCTCGGGTCGGTGTGTGGCGTCGGCGGGGAAAGAGCCGGGTCCGGGTCGGTGGCTTTTTTTCTCGGTGAAGGCAGATTCCGCGCATAAGGTCAGGGTTCTCGAGGGCCTGACAGAGGCGAGGTTTTGGGCGCTGGGGTTTGTGAAGCTCCGCGGATTGTGTTTGAGACAATGAGTGCCAATGGTGGGAATCGTTTGAATGGCGAATGCTTGAATCCGAGAAGAACAGACCGAGGAGTGAGGCTGAGCAATCTTGAAGTGGAGACGCAACGGGAAGGCATGCAGGCACATTGGCGCACGACAGGTTGGAGGCCGTGATCCGTGGAGGCGTCGTCACCTTGGGGCAGGTGTGGCGTCGGTACGTCTTCTCTTTCCagttctctctctcactgtgtatattttttaattttatttttggAGACACACGCAAAGGTTAAGCCCCCGCAATGGGCCTACCTGACTTCTAAGATGCGCTTGTCTGTACATAGAGATACGTACCTCCGAGGTACCTTTCGGAGCAGTTGCCCATGGCCCATGCTCGAAGTCTGAGGTGACACGGTGAGTGGTCGTTGATGAGGAAGGAGGGCTCCACAGCGTTTGACCCCTGGTCATCAAAGGGAAAGCGCCGGTTACCCTGTCAATGGGCTTCGGAAGATGGGCCCCCTCTATGAGGTGCGTGGGTGCGTAGAATTAAACAACGGATCCCAGCAGCACATGCAACCACGGGAACGCGACACATCGAATGGGCGACGAACGGCTGTTGCGGCACTTGCTGATTGCTTGGAATCTCTGGCGATCGTCGCGGGTACCTTGCGCGGCGCAGCGAACAGGACTGCGCTCGGGAGAAGGAGGGAGAGAAGAAGGAAGGAAGGCAAGAGGGCTCCGACTTGCATGTCGAGGGTGGAAGGTGTCACGATCCAGTATGTTTCTTACTGAGCCTTTGGATTCGGAATCGATTCGGGTTCATACTCAGACCATGCAGACACACCGTATAAGAGAGAATACGAAAGCTTGTTGAAAGTGATACTAACGTCTGGCAGATGAACGGACAGAAAGGCCGGGCGGGAAATCGGACAGGTGGACAGACATTTTGACGGCTTGCCATGCCATGCAGCACCTGCACTGGACAGCAGTATGATGTATCCGTAAATTAGGGACAGACTTTCACGTCACTTTCatgtaaaaaaaaagttgcaGTCGTCTCTGGCGTGGCCATCCCATCCATACATTTGCTCGACAATGCCGGCGTGGCTTCTTTTTTGCTTCAGGGACCCAATCATGGCTCGTACTCAGTCGCATCCGTCACACCCAAACCTGGAAAGCCAGGACCCCCCATCGCCATGGTGTTACTGTTGGTTGCCCCCCTCTCCGAAATGGAAGCCTCCCCGCCAGCCCGCTAAGCTCGTCACACGCACCACCAGTCCACagtccaccaccaccaccatctcTCACAAATTTTTGGGTTGCTGGCATCCGCAGGCTTTGAGAGCCGAAGGGGGACCCTGACAATGTCCACCCGTGAGGCCCGCGGCGACGTCACCCGCCCCCCAATTGCTCCGATGATGGAAGGCCACAAATCACTGTCCGCACCTTGAGAAATCTTCTCGAAGCTCTTGATCAGGTACAAGGAAGTGGGAGGCGTTGGAATATGCACATCCTCTCAAGCACACcaagtaaggtaggtacttgAGGCAAGGTAATCTAGCACTAAGCCGATATCAAGAGTACAGAAGCGAAAGGCGCCGCGCCACACTTGAAACGCGACAACTCAACCTCCATTTTGGATGGCGCAAACTAAGAGGTACCTACCACTGTACAGTATCCGTAAGATACCTTAGCTGCGGATCCTTCCTCCAACTTGGAATCCACACTGCCTTACCGATACCGCGTAATTATGTATGGAGCACGCAGTATGAGATCTAATGGAGCAAAGCAAAAAGGCTGACTGCACTGGCACAGCTCCACGCCTGTTTTGTCTTGCTGCTAGCTGGCTGGCTGACTGCTGGCTGACTGCtggtgttgctgctgctgcgcaACGGTGGTAAACGGGTACTTTCCTTTTCAAAGCCTCCACAACTTGTTTGCGACTGGCAACTGCGCACTTGTGGTCGCTCCTTCAACCATCGCTACCCCTGTCCATAGGTACACAGTCGTGGCAGTAAGGTACTCCTCCTCCCGCTTCCCAAGTAAAAAAAGTCCCATCCCATCAACACAACCCCCCCGGGTCCCATCCTGGTCATCCTGCGTCCTGCCCTGCCTCCCGCAGACAATCTGCTACGGCTCAATCAGCTTGAAACCGTGCCTTCCCAGGTTTCTCGAGAGACGTCCTCCTTGACCTCTCCCACCTTTCAACGTTTCGACCGAACACatcccttcttctcctcctctcccTCACCTCCCTCACAAGTCACATATTCACTCCTCCCACAGGACCACAGCAGGACCACAGGACCCCCCTTGGATCTCTCCCGTCCACAACCCCGAAACCCGTCAGGCGCATTGAGTTGAGCACCGACCCGCGCGGCCATACCGCATTCCTCACCACAGCCCTCACTGCCCTCCTCGAGCTGTGCAACCCTACCGGCAACCTCCTTGAACAGCCTGCCCTGCCCTGCCTGGGATTGGAAGGCCAGAAAGCACGAGCAAAACCTTGCGCACCTCACCCACCACAACTGTACCTcagtaccttacctcacgGGGAAGCAGGagcaagaaagaaagaagaaTAGGGGCTCAGCTTACCTGAAAGTTGGACTGCCGACAGAGACCGATCCGACGACtctgagagagagaaggtGCGACTGTCTTGCTGCGCGACTGCAACTCTGCGACTCGACTCTCTGAGAAGCGCCGAACAGTCCCAACTTTCCCATCCTATCCACTTTCCACCTCGACATCTCCTTCCTCTCTCCCCCGCGACAAGACTCTCTACCTCCAGCGCCCACCTCAA
Proteins encoded in this region:
- a CDS encoding transcriptional Coactivator p15, which encodes MSMRGRLPTISPTISPIGTASLTNIQSIMPFTKGTKRAAPRDSRSDSEDEVITKSNKKTKTAKNGASTDGVDKDGNPFWDLSNKRRIGLSQFKNTTFVNIREFYEKDGDMLPGKKGISLTVPQYEALVKAMPAISEKLRAMGHDVEDVEEDGGAPTAVEAPKPAAKEKSRAKKSNIEATSGEESD